ACAGCACAGCACCGTACCTACAGTATTTGCTACCTCGCTGTTAGGGTTTTCATGTGTTCGTTCTCCTTTTTATCTCCTTATAGGTTCAGATGTTTCCGCCTGCATTTTGTATTATCCCACAATCCTGCGTCACACACGAGCTGACAAACTTCCACAAAGAGTACAGGTGGACCTTCAGCCCCGAGCCTTCGCTCTGTGATGTGACAACTTCAGCTCCAAACCTGGGAGTGACACTCCTGCTGGGATGTCTGTGGCTGATGAGCTACTCTCTGGTGTTCCTTGAGGTCTACGCCAGACGGCTGCGCAGGAAAATCTCTGCATCCTTTTTCAaaaagcaggaggagaggagaacgGCTTACTTGATGAGGAAAATAGAAGCAAAGCAGAATAGAGAAGAGCAAGAAGGGACTTTGCCTGTTGAGGTTGCCTGTCAGTGAGCTTCACTTTACAGTGCAGTTTGTCTGATTTTTCTGGTAAAGTTTTTAGCCACATGTGTGCCTCTAAGAGgtggcaatgttggtctgtaGGCCAGTCAGTCCAGGCTACAACATCTCAACAAAGAGTCCTAGTGACTTTACAAGTAGGACCACCAACAGGTCAAAGATTTCACTGATTTAGAGAAAGAcgtatctcaacatctacttgaaaattttgtacagacattcatgatttccagatgatgaatcctaatgactttggtgatcccgtGACTTCTCCTGTAACGCCCTGTAGCgtacttacaatataagtgatagGAGCCAAAAACCACAGTGTccaaacaaaaatgcatttaaaagtttatctgaagcttatatgaggcttcagcagtcatATTTAAGTCATAGTTAGTCATATTAAGTTgatatctgccatatttacagtcttttgagctgcagtgggagtacaataacaaaaaaagggactttgacactaaaaaagaTGGTAACGTTGACAGATATCTACTTGACTGTTCATTTGGACActtgtctgttgttttaagacagaccttGAAACAACAGACGGGGGAGGAAGTGGGAGCGTTTGACCTTTATTTGACGGTTGATGATGGGGGGAGACACAGaaaaggaagacagagagaggtgtaTGACATGCAACCATTTGGCTATCAGAGCGCCACAGTCTTTGCTTATTTCTAATAATAACCACATCTGAAGGACAGGCGAGAGATTGCCTTACATGTTGAGATGGAACAAGAGCAGTAggccaaaacaacaacattttttttttgtctttttttagagGAGTAAGGAAGCCATTCAGGATGACAACAGAAACTCAAAGAAGTTGAACCTTTTCTAAGGAACTGAATTAAATTTAGCAAGTCAAATCATTTCCAACTGACAACTGGCTCTTGGTTCTTCTTTCAGGTTAATGTCTCATCATTCAGGGCTTTTATGCTGAGTTTCAATTTTGATAAAACATAATCTGAAGCCAGAGCATCCTGTGTGTGAGTCACTGTCATAACACCTTTCCTCTGAGAGCATGCCACCACTCGACTGCCTGTCTCCAAGGCGCTCACACTTAGACATGTTGTGGTTTATGTAGATGCTCAACCACGTCTGCTCGCATTGCATCCACCTTATTTGTCATAAACTCACAtggtgacttttttttccccccacaaagGTCACAGAGCacttatttacagtatgtgtctcTGTATTGTGcgtggttttgtttttcctcctattgtttcttgttttttttttacccctcagccccactagatgccactatgGCGCTTTGGAGAGACAAGGACAGAGATcacagagtatttttttaaatactataATGGCCTAGATAACTTTAATAGATTAAATGAATCTGTTTCATGCACACATCTAATATTTCACCAGCCTATTTAAGTCAGTGGcccttacaaaaaaaaatcacttccttCTTCACTTCCTCCTGAGAAAGTCCTTTGCATTTCGTCAGAAAGCTCCTGCTTAAAATTCCCATGAGGTTTTGAGAGTTTATTTTAAGACCTAATGCcagaataataatagaatatCTATTTGTCATCTATTTTTGATCCTGACTTTTTGTCCACTTGATGGCTGTCTCAAAACTCAGCAGCCTGTGTGAAGATGACACACTGTTGTTGGTCCAGAAATGAtaaattattcatatatttttttgttactatgAATTCTCACATCAGTGTTttgcatactgtgtgtgtgacagctctGTAATCGACTCAGTGAAAATGCGCTGAACAAGATGATTGTTTTCAAagtgtaaataaaaatgaagacatACAAGATAAAAAGTTCTGCTAATTTTTTCTGCACAGACTTTTTTTCTACACAGCGGCAGCTTTTTTTGGCCAAACTCAGATTCAGAcagtatgaaataaaacaagtgtGGGACAGACTTCTTAGCATGCAGCGGTTCAATCAGACAATTATTTGAAGAAAAACTATTCTGCATTCTGCTGTGAAGCTATTATCTGTTCATTAGAGGACGCCTCGGTGGACTGAATGTTCTGCGACTGAGAAATATTCTTCTATTAAAATGGAAGCATCTGTCGTGCATTAGCATTCATACTGACAGTCCTGTCCACAGATAGAGAACAAAACAGCTTTCTAAActctaaattgtttttttagaaaatattttcttagTTCTGAGAAACAGATTTTGTGGACGATCAGTTTGGCTGGAGGCTTAGATGGAGAGTACAAGGCTGTAACGGCATCAAAATCTACCACACAGTCAGATTACCATGAGCTGTGAAAGCTTTCCCAGACATGCCTCACAGGAATAGCAAGAATCTTATCATGTGTTCCTCTTTTTCCCtcaggagacagaaaaaaattctAATTCGACACTCTTGAGTCTGTGCAAAACCACAGAATCCAAAGCTGCTAATTTGCCCTTTCCCATAAGATGAAGTGTTAACTAAATTATGTCTGCtggtggcaaaaaaaaaaaagtttacttCATAATTAGTGTCATTTCAATTCAATAGCCAATCATTGCAGTGGATGTGTTGAATTGCCGGCTACCGCCTCTGCTCTTTCAATAATTGCAGGGTTTATGGTTACAGCCATGGTCACAGTGCCTTGACATGACATTCTGAGCCTGGATTGGGGAGGTGGAATTGATTTTTAAGTTGGTGGCTGCACGAGGAGGTGTGTTGCACTGTGGATGTAATGGTGTGTGATGTGAGAGGGAGGGTTGCACTGGGAAAAatagagagggagagcgagagagagacagatgtggATGGCTACAGCAGCACTGGAGGAGGACTAAGCAGTCATCTGTGTTTCTTGGTTGATTGCACCTGAGCACTGCTACCATGTCAGAGTGAGCGCTGCCTTTGCAAACGATGGTAAGCTGCCCGTTTCCTTCTCTTCAAAATATCTATTTAGTCTCCCACACttctatttttattgatttgaatcaactgtaaatgtttaatgtttaatttatttccgCTTAGTCTTTGTCACAGGCCACATGTAAAATACTTTGACTAAGGGGttgtacaaaaaaatgattagGGGAGGAGGTCAGAAAAGGGGGAGGGTGATGtggtttttcctcttttctgaAGGGAAGATAGTTTGACCATTTTTGGAAGACCAGGGGATTGTCTTTAATTTCCACTCACCCTAAATTTATATTTCAGCCTTTCCTTGCAACATAAAAAAATTGAAAGTCAAATGAGGGCTTTAGTGTGTGCATTTGGTCCTTAAGGTGCACTTTTTGCAGAGGGCAATAAACAGGGTTTTATTCCCACCACAGTGAACTGATACAACCAATATGTCAGCTATGAGAAACACAGAGTACACTGTATGTGGATCTTTATGGATATTAATGATTAAATTTGATCTCTTCTGGCAGTCATTCCCCCCCCTCACTTTAGTCTGCATcattacagaaagaaagaaaaagttatgCATCATATAAAGTTGGCCTATTTTATCATTCAAGTTGAGCCTTTTTATTTAGTATCTCTTTATTCTAAAACATAGAGTTGTTGGAATATACTGTGCTTCTGCTGTCAGGGCTCTGAGGCTCTGGAACAACTTGCCTGAGGAGATCAGGCTCGCTGAGTCtctttcaaatgtctttttgaaACACACTTATCATTCAGCATGATCCTGGTTTTAGCTGATGTCTGCAtgatgcaggatttttttttttttgtctgtttctgtttctgtgtgtaccAGATTTCATTTTATAGTCTTTTAATGCTCAAGAGATGCTTTACtgttaaagcactttgtaatattgtgatttttaaagctgctacataaatgaagttattatttataatttactAATTTCACTTCTAATGTGCATATTGGTGTCTATTGtgaaaattattatttcattaatataTTAAGCTTTACATTCGATTACATCTCAAATTCTTTATGCTTGGCCTTTTTCAGTTATTAATAGTGAAACAAGTTGTATGAACTACTGCAGGGGAAGggtgttgctctttcaaaaagtgaaatataagATTCAGACCCTCCACACCCCAATTATTTTTGAACAGTACCCAACTATTGTTTCcctctatttctgtctctagGATTCATGTTTGTGCCCCTGAAGATCAACTGAATTGTGGCCACTGGACTTCAGCACAATGGAGAACAACACAACCATCTTTCAGGATGTCACTAAGCTTGTAAATCTGACACAAATACCTTTGAACCCTCTTGAAGAGCAGGTcataacaatatttttgaccatgCTCATCTGTGGAGTTGGGATTGCTGGGAATATCATGGTGGTGCTGGTTGTGCTGCGCACTAAACATATGGTGACCCCGACTAACTGCTACCTCGTTAGCCTGGCTGTCGCAGACCTCATTGTGCTCCTCGCTGCGGGGCTGCCTAATATCTCTGATGTTGTCGCCTTCTGGATTTACGGCTACACGGGATGCTTGTGTATAACTTACCTTCAGTACCTGGGCATCAATGTGTCGTCCTGCTCCATCACAGCGTTTACCATCGAACGATACATCGCCATTTGTCACTCCATAAAGGCACAGTTCATATGTACCGTTTCCCGCGCCAAGAGGATCATAGCTGGAGTCTGGGTGTTCACCTCACTCTACTGCATCATGTGGTTCTTTTTAGTGGACACAGATGAAACCGTCTATACCAACGGAGTGGTGGTTACCTGTGGCTACCGTGTCTCCAGGAGCCTTTACATGCCGATCTACTTCCTGGACTTCACTTTGTTCTATGTGATCCCGCTCGCTGTGGCAACTGTGCTGTACGGGCTCATCGCCAGGATTTTGTTCATGAGCCCTCTGCCCTCGCATCTCAACGACAGAGACGGAGGAGGGTCGGTTCACCAGGGTCACTCCAACAGTACTAACAAGGCCAATAAGGGTGCAGTCTCTGCAAGGAAACAGGTACAACActggaaaacaaacatcttGATTGTTCAGTCAAATTCATAATTTTTAGGCACACAGCTCTGTAGATGGTAAAGTCGGTCAGTTGGTCcgccactttggtccagagtgaaAAATCTTGAcgactattggatggattgacatGACATTtgtagacattcatggtgcccagaggatgtatcctactgattttggtgatcccctgatgTTTCCTCCAgagccaccatgaggttgatattTATGGTTTTGAGTAACAACTATTACATGtaaatggattgccatgaaatttggttctgacagtcatgttcccctcaggatgaactgtaataacttccTTCCACTTTtccatctagtgccatcatcaagTCAAAGTTATTTGTCCAAAATGTTGGTTTAAGACCAAAAAATAACATTCCTGTAGGAAGTTTagtactaattagcaaataaaatgcatgctaacacactcacacacaaccagagctgcaacaattagtcaattgacagaaaatgtatcttCAACTATTATATACTATGATACTCAAATACTCATTTTAGTATTCGGTTAAATGTTCAGTGGTTGCAGCTTTTCAAGTGTGataatttgaagcttttctgagccaaacatgatagtaaactgaatatctttggattttgcaCTTTTGCCAGTTTACAAGACGTTTGAAGACGTCGCCATGagctttaagaaattataacgGGCATTATTCAAGAAATTGAGTGTCAGATTAACTGACAATTGAAagaatcgttagttgcagccctattaaacctgcttaacatcagcatgttagcattgtcattgtgagtatgttagcatgctgacgttagcatttagctcaaagcactgctgtttCTAAGTAAAGACTGCGAGTATACTTAGAAATAtacttataaatatatttagaaaCATGACCGTGAACTTAGTCATGTTATTACAACATCTATTACACTTACAATGAGTCATGGCATGCAGCATGTGTTTTAACTTAACGATAATTGTACAGTTCCTCATTATTGTCACATAATTACATTCTGTTCCTCATTCCCTTGCTCCTCgatctttttttctgtggtgcAACAACAGATAACCAAGATGCTGGCTGTGGTGGTCGTCCTCTTCGCCTTGCTGTGGATGCCTTACCGAACACTGGTGGTGGTCAACTCCTTCATCGACCCTCCTTACCACAACACATGGTTCCTGCTCTTCTGCCGGATGTGCATCTACACCAACAGTGCCATCAACCCCATCATCTACAACCTCATGTCGCAGAAGTTTCGCGTCGCGTTCAAAAAGCTCTGCAAGTGCAACTACCAACACAAAGAGAAAGCGGCCGAGTACCATGTGCCGATGTATTACAGCGTGATGAAGGATTCATCTCATGAGAGCAACGAGCTCGTCACAGACCAGGAGGAAGTGAGCAGCAAGGTCAACAGGAGGTTAAACGTGACGGATGATGATACAAGCACATTCAGCATTTCTTAAAAATGAGTCTCATTTAGGAAATTATCTGTAAAAGTCCCTAAGATTGTTGTTATTTCTGCCAGTTAGAGTTATTTATTAAGGCTGAGATCATTGTTCTCTGTGACGGGGGTTTTGTTTGTGGTGTAGTAGTTGTCATACTTTTGCATCAGTATTGTAACTGTGTTGTAAATACTGGCTTTAGTGTACTTCAGACTGCTAGTGGGACATTATAGTGGCATTGTAATGTATGTCATCACTACAGAAAAATGAGTGAGTTCTTTGAAATGCTTttggaaatatttaaataaccATTTTTAGTGCtcataaacaaaaaatgaagtAAGAACGACTGTGAAAGattgacattttattatatattatacatgtgTTACTGATGCTTTGATTATATATTTTGAAGTAGATGTTAGAACTGATGTTTGAATAGACGATGCCAGTATGAACTCAACAACAATGATCTAATCTTCAGCATAATGTATCTCTGTGTCTCTTGATAACAAATGCACTTGTGCTTTTCAGGTGCTCAGGCTGCGGGTACACGTGTTACTGGAGTGGAGCACACTCAGATGAATCACACTCTTCAACAGCACTAACACACAGAACCCTGTTTCATCTAACacttatttatacatttattccaattcaacaagaaaacattaacaggacagacaacaacaacaacaacaaacagggggaaaaaaaggagagtaAGTGTAACACATCCTGTTCATACAGAACAAACCCATCATGTTGTGTAGACTAGAGGTCTGGTTTAATGTTTCTAACTAAAGCCATTTAATGCATCACATCATGTAACTGTACCAAACTGTGGCTCACATAGTTGTAGGTATTTATATAATTGAACGGTCTCATTGGTGAACCTTgacaacaagaaacaaaagagcCACATTTGCTAACACAAGCAAATTGTCAAAAATATGAAagttgagatgaaatgaaaaatgcctttttaacccttttagatgACGGTCATATTGTGCatctatttaacaatatatgccaaaaaaatccatttctttgtattcttatattAAAATCCAAttatgttttcttcctgtaaaacaaaatatgaagtTTGCTTACATAgatttcaaccaataatatcatgacgtccacccatcaatcaatcttcaacttttagtAGCACAGAGCTAAGGTTCGTTATGTCACACCCTCTTCTCAATGTTCAAATCAAAGCCCACCTGTCTATCCTGTTTAACTCGGAAATATGTCACGATACGGAAGTTAAATACTcttgaaatgctgtttcatctggacttgaataaataataaacagtattATATAAGATCATTACAATTGTgagatatatacagtaaatctcagcAGGATAGTGAACCAGCTTCTATAGACAGCTGGACGTTAGCATGGTTACATTAGCAGCTAGGCTAACAACCTAAACTACATAATTTAAAGCCCCTACACACCCATGATTCACCTACACAGGTGTTTTTACTTATGTTGCCTGATTATAGCTCGTCTCAAGACTGTTTGGGGAGCTGTGACATGCAGATAAGTGGGAGAATTTGAAATGCTCAATATGTGCACAAATACACGCACTAAATGgcatgaagaacacagaaaagGCTCAGATCTTGGACTGTTAAAGTACAGTCGGAACAGATTTCGCTCCCTATTAATTTCTACAGAAGACTTATATCCTCTTTCAGTCATGAATTGACCCCTGGCTCTTTTCCTTTGCACAGTGTTAAATATGACTGACCTGTGAAATCATGAGACTCTGAAACAGCCAGTTTGAAAGAGGGGTCGGGATTGACCTCTCATTTTGGAAATATTGTTTGTGTATCTTCTTGTTTTATAACTGCAGGGCGAAATAATACGAGCAGCGGAGAAGGAGGGAAGCAGCTTGGCTGGAAATGCAATAAGGGTGACAGAATAATAACAGTGAAGtgtttataattataatttacaACTTTGTGGAATGATGTTGTTAGCCTGATAGCCATGCTAGCTTCCACAGTTTATGTTTACAAACCTACTCACACTATTTCCTGTCCcgcctgcttttttttttttaacgcaTCATGTGAGTAAATTTCACCTGGTAGGACTGCAGCTTTAGTTTGTGACTATTTACACTGTTATCATTGTTACTAGTTCATGTTTGGTGATATCATGTAATTCACAGTGTAGCTCCACCAATCTCAACCTGACTAGAGGTCTAATTAGCCAGAATAATTGAAAACAACTCTGTAGTTCTGCAGGGGCTTTAATATTAAACGTTTTAGTAGCacaaatgtttgtctttgtaacACCAACTACCTCCTCTTATACTCCTTGAGTCTGTCACTGGATTTACTTCCcaactaaaaaaacaacacagaaactcTCCATCAGACCGTCCACTGACAGTATTTTTGCCCCCCAGAGCTGTTCTGCCTCTGCCAAAGTCTACAAATCAATTTCAATTCAAAACATCAGTCAAGTcagagaatgaaaataaagttgtcATTTTTAGCCACTGGAGATGTGCAACTAATCTGACAGCAAGCCCATAATGGAACAAATGTTGCTGTGATGCTAATTGTTGTCAACAAGTTTGCAGATCGTCTTGTGCTGTCAGGCACTTTACCGCACGTCTCTGCGCTGACCTTTCTGTTTGTTATATACCTTGGTGCGAAGTATCTACAGAACACCAATAGGAGATCTGTTTATAAATCCCTTTCACAAtgtgtttaatatatttatctattatGTATATTGTCAGCTAGAAGTTGATCTCGTGtaataacattttgtaaacagGCTTTGTAGTTTCATGTGAACTGAATTTTACAGACCTcagaaatgtaaacatacatGGTATTTATTTATGGAAGACATTTTATGTGTCAAATTGAAATAAATCTTGACAGTTATTCATGTGATATTTTCTTTAGAAGTGTTTTAATGTAAGAGAGAAAGTGTAGGTACAACATAAACATAGCGATCTGCTGTATATTAGCACTGGTTTTTGAGGAAATAACAGAGGAATCATTTCAAGGACACAAATATAAGGACGACACttcaacatgtaaataacattaataacagTTGGAATAACAATCATTAGATAAACATATGCCACTATGGAAATGTAAAGCAGTTGTAGGAACTAATCCAGCTTCACCAACATATAAGGTCGGGCACCTGTAGAGTCAATAATGAAGGAGCCATATTCTCTGTCACATCGAAAATAAAGCAATTAAGTCCTTCTGGACGCCGTGCAGACTGTATAGCGTTGATAAATTCCATATGAGGAGTATTTATGATGGGAGAGACGTCTCGAGGGTCTGAAGGAAAGAATCAATGAAGGCAGAAACACAGCCGAGACCTGCAGCATGGAAGCTAAGACAGTATCTCTCTTCTGAAGGCTGctatttatcttttcttttcatctctacAATGTAACAACAAGGATcaataatagttttttttgttttatgtcagaTAGTAGAACGCCTTTTGCTGTAACTGATAATCTGTTCGTGTTTACTTACTATCATTCGTTCCCTTTAACACAAAATTCTTCCCTCAGAATATCCAGCTACTGTCCAGACAGACACTAAAGATTCAAAGTAATGCCGTCCACTTTCTGCAGAGATACAACTTATTTTAGAACAACAGCTTTGACAGATAGTGGCAGGTTTGCTCACTGTGTCTCTGCTTGCTAATGGCTGTTCTAAACCAGGACTTGTCAGatcacagatttttttcaaactCCTGCAGAAAATAACCAGCAAGATGATGTCTGAAAGTTTTTCACCTTCGTATCACAAAGAATTCAACATTTCATGAACCGTGTAGACAACGTAGTGTGTTCTCATTCTGTGATGTGTTGCcaattatgttttaataattattttccttcagttgttttccccccaaatattcacatttgacaaaGATGTGTCAATATGAATTTAAGTATGGTTTATTATCTGGTGggtttttcagtattttttttctctattaatcTCCTTTTGCACTACAATAGACATTTTGCCTGCTCATTTGTACTAAAtcttttataaaataataacttgCAAAtggcaatttaaaaaaaagacttatcTTTTCAAATATGttcaatcatttaaaaaacGATTGCGAGAACACACACTGAAGAAGGGCGTCTTGCCCGAAATGTCCGTGTGGCAGTTAAAAATAAGTTAACTAGGTGTGCTGTCCGAGcccttttttatttcattttcactaCTTTAAGGACTCAGCACCCTGCGTTATTATTGTGAGTTGAGCACATTGTACTaaatttttcatcttttcaaataCAGAAACCTCAGATGTTGCAGGTATTTAATTTTTGAGagtgtttcatttaaatgaattaattgtcagagagaaaagagtaaAGTTTTCTTTAAAAGAGAAAACTCTGAGTTGACCCCAGAGTCCTGGCATCACCATtgggttgccaggcaaccagtgcCGACTGGTGCATCTGGGTGAGAGCCAGCACATAACTCATCATAAAACTATATTGTTTTCACATGTGTTGGTagatggattttgttacctttggacagacccaggctgtttctccctgtttcctgtttttgtgctaagctaactggctgctagctgtagcttcatattgacTGTACATTAGAGTGATATCATCTAACTATCGtcaataaaatgaatgactgtatttcccaaactgtcaaactcttcctttaaaacttctttgttttatctaaattgaaacatttccaaagttaaaaccatgaaatttaaatgtgaataagCTAATAAAGAAACAGACATATTTATAATCTCCTGTATTAGTAATCAGTTCTATCTGGAGATCccagtatttattatttacgTCACAGCCTGCTGgaaaattcatcttttttttctccaccaaaATATCAGATGTTGCAGAACAATATCTGCAAGTACAAACTACAAccttattaaactttttatggttatattTCGGCACTGGCAGCAgctggttaaggttagggaaaaatcatggtcttggttaaatacagagaaaaagtCTGCAATTACGTCTTGCACAACATGTTCATTAACATTTAAGCAACACCACAATCTTTCACCAACTATAACCAAAGTCATGAACCACACACGAGACTCAAGATGTGAAGTCTCTGGTGCcagagtcctgcatcttgtaGCGATTACATTTGTTAACGCAATAttgtaattttgtcatttcaaggAGGCAGCGTTGGTCGGTTTACGTCAACCTTAAAGGTCACTCCTGGTGCAGAGTGAAACCTCACCAGTCACTCACAGGTTTGAGCTGGGACTTCACCACTGGGCATATTCAAGGTTTTAATGACCAAACAATGCAGCTGCTGCACAGATGTGAAGGCTGTTGTGGC
This window of the Thunnus albacares chromosome 5, fThuAlb1.1, whole genome shotgun sequence genome carries:
- the LOC122982717 gene encoding thyrotropin-releasing hormone receptor-like; this encodes MENNTTIFQDVTKLVNLTQIPLNPLEEQVITIFLTMLICGVGIAGNIMVVLVVLRTKHMVTPTNCYLVSLAVADLIVLLAAGLPNISDVVAFWIYGYTGCLCITYLQYLGINVSSCSITAFTIERYIAICHSIKAQFICTVSRAKRIIAGVWVFTSLYCIMWFFLVDTDETVYTNGVVVTCGYRVSRSLYMPIYFLDFTLFYVIPLAVATVLYGLIARILFMSPLPSHLNDRDGGGSVHQGHSNSTNKANKGAVSARKQITKMLAVVVVLFALLWMPYRTLVVVNSFIDPPYHNTWFLLFCRMCIYTNSAINPIIYNLMSQKFRVAFKKLCKCNYQHKEKAAEYHVPMYYSVMKDSSHESNELVTDQEEVSSKVNRRLNVTDDDTSTFSIS